In one window of Leptospira sp. WS92.C1 DNA:
- a CDS encoding chromosome partitioning protein ParB, whose product MKSKEEKAKEWMEEQESSPRLGSSVSRTYIPKGVTLNPIVKMVKPENLKPNPNNDFDPLTEEEYVNLKEDIARNGILDALTAKKDGTLVTGENRYRIALELKEHADENVRRRVENIPVRYYMNALTPEEEYDILEGDNLFRRHLTAEQKKERLKRRILRKYKDDLLQDNRGGDRKSEISKQEIESLQEEKSNDHPELLIESSEIQTDLLPGTANAESKEESESLIGTDSEKSKYHPDILIGKQDVAKKVSENENIPLGTARRYVTELKKELKSKDPKPAKKKATRQKEVVTKKEKVKEFQKKYSKLSASAKKTEVSRLVGKLIQVRKKREKLEAQVTIFQQEDSEIVEKLFAVGEKKRVQGLGV is encoded by the coding sequence ATGAAGAGCAAAGAAGAAAAAGCAAAAGAATGGATGGAAGAACAAGAATCAAGTCCCCGTCTTGGCTCATCGGTTTCAAGAACGTATATCCCGAAGGGAGTAACGCTCAACCCGATTGTGAAGATGGTGAAGCCTGAGAACTTGAAGCCGAATCCGAACAACGACTTTGATCCCTTGACAGAAGAAGAATATGTGAACTTGAAAGAGGACATTGCACGCAATGGAATCTTGGATGCACTGACCGCCAAAAAAGACGGAACGCTTGTGACTGGAGAGAACCGCTACCGGATCGCGTTAGAGTTAAAGGAACATGCAGACGAGAATGTGCGCCGTCGTGTGGAGAATATACCTGTTCGATATTATATGAACGCACTGACCCCCGAAGAGGAATACGACATTTTAGAAGGGGACAATTTGTTTCGTCGTCATTTGACTGCGGAACAAAAGAAAGAACGACTCAAGAGAAGAATTCTTCGCAAATACAAAGATGATCTTCTTCAAGACAACCGGGGAGGGGATCGGAAGAGTGAAATATCGAAACAAGAGATCGAATCTTTGCAAGAAGAAAAATCAAACGATCACCCTGAACTTTTGATCGAGAGTTCTGAAATACAAACGGATCTTTTACCTGGAACTGCGAATGCAGAATCAAAAGAGGAGAGTGAATCTTTGATTGGAACAGATTCTGAAAAATCAAAATATCACCCTGATATTTTGATCGGAAAGCAAGATGTTGCTAAGAAGGTTTCTGAGAATGAAAACATACCTCTTGGGACGGCTCGACGATATGTAACGGAGTTAAAAAAAGAACTGAAAAGCAAGGATCCAAAACCTGCAAAGAAGAAGGCAACCAGGCAAAAGGAAGTTGTTACCAAGAAGGAGAAGGTAAAGGAATTCCAAAAGAAGTATTCCAAGCTGAGCGCATCGGCGAAGAAAACGGAAGTGAGTCGTTTGGTTGGAAAGCTCATTCAAGTAAGGAAGAAAAGAGAGAAGCTGGAAGCTCAGGTTACAATTTTTCAACAGGAAGATTCGGAGATTGTGGAGAAGCTGTTTGCCGTTGGAGAGAAGAAGAGGGTTCAGGGTTTGGGTGTATGA